From the genome of Marasmius oreades isolate 03SP1 chromosome 1, whole genome shotgun sequence:
TTGCAAAAGACTCGTTCATCGACCCAAGTTGTCCAAATTGGTATTCAATGAGACGTGAAGACGTCAAGCTTTGAGTGGAGAAGATATCGAATACCTGATCGAAAGTGGTTGGATCTGCGTATTCCGGGTTGATAACACAGGCGTAGGAGTATAGAGAGTACAGAAGCTTTCCATATTTCAAGTGATGAGAAGATCGAACTGATGGTAAAAAAAGATTGACATACAGCGCCAACTGCTCCCCTGTCTCGAGCTAAGGTGAAAATGTCATCTACTTGAGAGGCACTTGTCTCGTTGTGATCGCACGAAACCAAAGCGATCCAGGGTGTTTTGGCTGAATTAGACGGTGAGTAGAGAGGTACGGATAGCCCACTGTGACGTTGACGTACTTAAGTCCGTCGAATTGTTTACAAAAGCTTCTGAGAAGTGAACCAGAGCACCCTGTAGACTATGTAAGTATTCAGGTAATTTGAGGCGAGTGTGTCGTTTCGCACCTGGCTCAATCCTTTGCTACCGTTCCCGACCAACTCGTAAGAAATATTCTGCATGTAAGATCTATTGAAAAGACATTATTGAGCAACAGATCTGACCGTTGAAATGGCATGAAACTAGCCCGCTTGGAAACCAATGAAGATTGAGCGAAGAAACATCGGTTGCGTTTGGGGCTCCAGGGGCACCATCATTAGAATTGTTGGTAGGAGAAGCAGGAATATAGGCAAAATAGGAACGAAAGAGAGAGACAAAGAATAATGATGCTAGCAGGCCCTTCATGATTCTGTCGTCTCGATATCCCAAGGAACCCCCgcagagaaagggaaggtgGGGATGACAGAGGGTGGAGAACGCAACTCGTGGAAAACGCCCAGCCAGACCAGCCTCGGATCGACTGTGCTCACGTAACTTGCACGTAACCTACCATCCGTCTTCCGTCTCACCCGAATTACTGCAAGCCAAGCTTCAAAGCGTCATGTACAAGTACAATGTTCATAACTACCAGCAATTGACCAATTGTAGTCGCAGGACGGCATGAGCTAACCAACCATTGTGGGTTAGGGGGTTCAGGAGTCTGTCTGCGTCACGCTATTGAATGTCGTTGCACTCTGAGTCAAGGATGAGAGCCTTCTGTATGCAGTTAGTGCGCAAGAAACGCAAGGTGATCGTCATTAATGTGTACAGTTGCGCAGCAGCTACTGGTACCGTCAAGATCTCTTGGTTTGATGAAGTCCCGCTGCCGGTTCTCTAGTAATTTAGGTTTAGATTAGCGTTCCAGTGGCAATAAAGTCGGGAGTTCCGACTCCATTTCGCCAGTCGTACGCAAGCGAGCCACGAAGGAAAGTCTTTTCCACTCGACCCTGCAGCTTCATGCCAACATATGGCGACACTTTGTTCTTGAAATTCAGACTATCTTCAGTTATCTGGAGTTGCCCGGTTAATTCCAAAGGAATCGAAATGAAATAAGATAAAGGGAAACACCCACCTCCGTTTCCACATCCGGATTCCAGAACACAATGTCCGCGTCGTAACCTTTCGCGAGCTTACCTTTGACATGATCCAGCCCAGCATGTTTCGCGGTATTCACACTGGTCCATCGTatgatatcgtcaagagTGACACCCCGCTTGCGTCCTTCAGTACAGAGAAGACTGAGTCCTATTCCAAGTGAACTTATGCCTCCCCAAGCCCCCATGATATCGCCTTTGTCAAGCAATTTCAACTCAGCAATACAAGGGCTGTGGTCTGAAACAACGCAGTCAATCGTTCCATCTTTCAGAGCAGCCCAGAGTGCATCTCGATTCCCTGGTTCCCGTATTGGAGGGCAACATTTGAATTCGGGACGTCCCGACGGAATGTCGTTTGAAGACAGGCATAGATAATGAAAACAGGTCTCCACTGTGAGTTTCGCACCGGAGGCTCTCGCAGCCTTGATGATTGGAAGTGCAGATGCAGCTGATAGATGGACAATATGGCACCGCAATGATGGGTAAGATTTTTGCAAATTAATAATTAAAGTTATCGCGTCGATTTCCAGTTGCTGGGGTCGAGATTGAAGAAAAGTAGAGTAAGAAGTGCAGTCGGAGTTCGGCTCTGACGTCGATCTCGGCTCTGCTTCTAATTCTGCATGGAATAACAGGGTTGTAGACGGAAGATCCTAAATATGCTGATCTCGGTCGTCGAGTTACATCGTGCAAAAAGGAGGTAAGTACCTGTAGCAATCTCATTGATGCGTGAAGATCGCTTTCAGATACACATGGAAACTCCTAGTAAAGAGAAAATTGTTGGTCCGGACAACATGCGATTAGGATGAGATTATACTATACCTCTACACCGCTCTCGATTAGAAAACACTTGAAGCCTTTGACACCTGCTTCTACAAGTGGTATGAGATGACCCTGAATATGTATTCACTCAGTCTGTATTTACTTGGTGAACTACAAACCCACTGTCCCTCACCTGATTGGCTGGTATAACTCCGCCCCAGAATGCCACGTCAGTAAAACATTGGCCCTTGGCGGCTTCGCGTTTGACTTGAAGGGCAGGAGCGCTTACGGTAGGAGGTATTGAATTCAAGGGCATGTCGACGACAGTGGTTATTCCTCCTGAAACTGCCGCCCGGGTACCAGACCAGAATCCTTCCCATTCCGTACGACCAGGCTCGTTGAGGTGGACGTGTGCACTGAAACAGGACTCAGTTTCTGAATGGGATACCATATAGGACAGAGAGAGATTACTCGACTAGACCAGGTAGTACCACACTATCTTTGGCATCGATCCACTGAGCATTTGTGGGAAATGAAGGATCACCGACAGAAAATTGGCCAGAACGAACTTGTTCAATCTTGCCAGAACTTCTATTGACGATTATCGCTGCAGGGTGAAGACCTTGAGAATTGGGAAGTAGAACTTTGGAACCGGTGAATATGAATGATGCCATTTTTCGATGGATGGTACTCAGGTCTGTACATGTTTGTTTGCGTTCGCGTACCCATCAATTTCCCCATCACTAGATCAATCCCCTCTCAGAGTCACAGGCAGTACACGATCCGGGGCAGTTGTTTGAGGTTGGCGGCCAACCTCAAACAACTGCCCCGGATCGTGTAGCCTGAACAGCCAGCTGTGTTCTGCACCCTGTTCAATATATTCCGTGTCGGTAGTTTAAGGTGTGGCGGTGCAGGATTGCACTAATTATCCGTAGTAGAAAGGCTTGGAGCAGGAGGAGTCGGCTATCTGTATCTAGAAGTTTAGTGACCTACGTACATATGGCATATAATGTTTCTGAACCTTCATGAAACAGGCTCCATTATGCGCCCACAAGCCTGCGTGACTGCGGCTGAATAGTATCCCGGAGCCGCCCACGCAAGCGCCGCGAGATCACGGCATGTCAAGTTGAAGCCTCTTACACTTTTCTCGCTACTTCGTTAAGCTTGTTCGTACTTCGCCATTTCATTTTTCGTGCTCGCCAC
Proteins encoded in this window:
- a CDS encoding uncharacterized protein (MEROPS:MER0005767), producing MASFIFTGSKVLLPNSQGLHPAAIIVNRSSGKIEQWIDAKDSVVLPGLVDAHVHLNEPGRTEWEGFWSGTRAAVSGGITTVVDMPLNSIPPTVSAPALQVKREAAKGQCFTDVAFWGGVIPANQGHLIPLVEAGVKGFKCFLIESGVEEFPCVSESDLHASMRLLQDLPSTTLLFHAELEAEPRSTSEPNSDCTSYSTFLQSRPQQLEIDAITLIINLQKSYPSLRCHIVHLSAASALPIIKAARASGAKLTVETCFHYLCLSSNDIPSGRPEFKCCPPIREPGNRDALWAALKDGTIDCVVSDHSPCIAELKLLDKGDIMGAWGGISSLGIGLSLLCTEGRKRGVTLDDIIRWTSVNTAKHAGLDHVKGKLAKGYDADIVFWNPDVETEITEDSLNFKNKVSPYVGMKLQGRVEKTFLRGSLAYDWRNGVGTPDFIATGTLI
- a CDS encoding uncharacterized protein (MEROPS:MER0030136); translation: MGRILVWYPGGSFRRNNHCRRHALEFNTSYLIPANQGHLIPLVEAGVKGFKCFLIESGVEEFPCVSESDLHASMRLLQDLPSTTLLFHAELEAEPRSTSEPNSDCTSYSTFLQSRPQQLEIDAITLIINLQKSYPSLRCHIVHLSAASALPIIKAARASGAKLTVETCFHYLCLSSNDIPSGRPEFKCCPPIREPGNRDALWAALKDGTIDCVVSDHSPCIAELKLLDKGDIMGAWGGISSLGIGLSLLCTEGRKRGVTLDDIIRWTSVNTAKHAGLDHVKGKLAKGYDADIVFWNPDVETEITEDSLNFKNKVSPYVGMKLQGRVEKTFLRGSLAYDWRNGVGTPDFIATGTLI